A window of Thunnus thynnus chromosome 17, fThuThy2.1, whole genome shotgun sequence contains these coding sequences:
- the si:ch211-195b15.8 gene encoding uncharacterized protein si:ch211-195b15.8, whose product MVWSRERETERPPLSVILPRLYLGAESDVTQDRLASLGISYVLSVSRCSPQPSFLPRSRYLRIPIDDSLWDDLLPWIPQALHFIDAAMSSGASVLVHCAAGISRSPALAVAYIMYSLGMDLDHAYRFVKERRPSISPNFNFLGQLQHFQGTLSQKASGGNLLIQQLDNHLPSITDSANHTPTSQNMNYQANNVTSDSAEVKQTHRENFYHTDKTQQRHSHLDGSGNQQLSLSGKLQTLNLTLNHNQQEVQTPFKASALSCCEPVKPAPKPTQLQLPAGSASLLEKRKSLSLSLTPLGIRPSSPASSSQQARSTTTSKTVHKREIGERHEAKTAGNTGSCRQAEDTHREQSPSHRKCSTAEVKEQGLLSPLTFTLNKLLGWGERVLLGGVFVHPVRMGQPALPYRC is encoded by the exons ATGGTTTGGtcccgagagagagagacagagcggcCCCCGCTGTCCGTCATCCTGCCGCGGCTCTACCTGGGAGCAGAGAGCGACGTGACGCAG gaccGACTGGCCTCTCTGGGTATATCCTACGTGCTGAGTGTGAGCCGCTGCAGCCCCCAGCCCTCCTTCCTGCCCCGCTCCAGATACCTTCGCATCCCCATTGATGATTCCCTATGGGACGACCTGCTGCCCTGGATCCCACAGGCTCTACACTTCATTG ATGCAGCCATGTCGTCTGGTGCCTCGGTGCTGGTTCACTGTGCAGCAGGAATCTCTCGTTCTCCAGCTCTGGCTGTAGCCTACATCATGTACAGCCTGGGAATGGACCTGGACCATGCCTACAG GTTTGTGAAAGAGCGCCGGCCTTCCATTTCCCCAAACTTCAACTTCCTTGGTCAGCTGCAGCACTTCCAGGGCACTCTGAGCCAGAAGGCGTCTGGTGGCAACCTCCTCATCCAGCAGCTGGACAATCACCTGCCATCCATCACTGACAGTGCCAACCATACTCCCACCAGTCAGAACATGAATTATCAGGCCAACAATGTCACCAGCGACTCAGCAgaggtcaaacagacacacagagagaatttctaccacacagacaaaacacagcagagacatTCACATTTGGATGGAAGTGGAAACCAGCAGCTTTCCCTGTCAGGGAAACTTCAGACTCTTAATTTGACTCTCAATCATAATCAGCAGGAAGTCCAGACGCCGTTCAAGGCTTCTGCTTTGAGCTGCTGCGAGCCAGTCAAACCAGCACCAAAGCCCACACAACTACAGCTCCCAGCAGGCTCTGCTTCTCTATTAGAAAAACGCAAAAGCCTCAGCCTCTCTTTGACCCCTTTGGGAATCCGCCCTTCCTCCCCAGCAAGCAGCAGCCAGCAAGCAAGGAGCACCACCACATCCAAAACTGTCCACAAGAGGGAGATAGGAGAAAGGCATGAGGCAAAGACAGCGGGTAACACTGGCTCCTGCAGGCAGGCAGAGGACACCCACAGGGAGCAAAGTCCCTCCCACCGCAAGTGCAGCACAGCTGAGGTGAAGGAGCAGGGCCTGCTGTCACCGCTCACCTTCACCCTCAACAAGCTGCTGGGCTGGGGGGAGAGGGTGCTGCTGGGAGGGGTGTTTGTCCACCCTGTAAGGATGGGACAGCCTGCACTGCCATACAGATGCTGA